A genomic segment from Salvelinus alpinus chromosome 8, SLU_Salpinus.1, whole genome shotgun sequence encodes:
- the LOC139583615 gene encoding chondrolectin-like isoform X2 produces MQSSKKSAEQNILRVLCGVMVMASSGHGARVVSGQTVCQGGEERPCYKIAYFREMTSRIAFSEARQACEMDGGSLLSVESAAEQRHIEHLLQELRTSSTGAGTETGVGAGTGNGGIADGDFWIGLMRTEGEHTQENGGFASCPDLYLWTDGSVSQFRNWYFDEPSCGGEACVVMYHQPTALHGLGGAYMYQWNDDRCNMKHNFICKYEPESRLGKEQGDRPGARDPDVAVVQADEVKQSGPSEDDAPHVVIAGTSGMLLVYVIIPTIPLLLLILVASGTCCFQMFSKSKPRTKTSVNHQSTLWISKTPKTDSMEV; encoded by the exons ATGCAATCATCTAAGAAGAGCGCGGAGCAGAATATCCTGAGAGTTCTATGCGGAGTGATGGTCATGGCCTCGAGCGGTCACGGCGCAAGAGTTGTCAGTG GTCAGACGGTGTGTCAGGGAGGGGAGGAGCGTCCATGCTATAAGATTGCCTACTTCCGGGAAATGACCAGCCGGATTGCATTCAGCGAGGCCAGACAGGCATGTGAGATGGATGGAGGGTCATTGCTGAGTGTAGAGAGCGCTGCGGAGCAGAGACACATAGAACACCtgctacag GAGCTTCGGACCTCCTCAACAGGAGCAGGGACTGAAACGGGGGTAGGAGCAGGTACCGGTAATGGAGGAATAGCAGACGGGGATTTCTGGATCGGGCTGATGAGGACAgaaggagaacacacacaggaaaatGGCGGCTTCGcctcctgtcctgacctctacctCTGGACCGATGGGAGTGTGTCCCAATTCAG GAACTGGTATTTTGACGAGCCGTCATGCGGAGGGGAGGCATGTGTAGTGATGTACCACCAGCCTACAGCGCTCCATGGGCTGGGCGGGGCCTACATGTACCAGTGGAACGATGACAGGTGCAACATGAAGCACAACTTCATCTGCAAGTACGAACCAG AGAGCCGTCTGGGGAAGGAGCAGGGGGACAGGCCTGGAGCTCGTGACCCAG atGTGGCGGTGGTGCAGGCAGATGAGGTCAAACAATCCGGACCAAGTGAGGACGACGCCCCACACGTAGTCATAGCTGGAACCTCAG GTATGCTGCTGGTTTATGTAATCATCCCCACCATCCCTCTGCTGCTGCTCATCCTGGTGGCTTCTGGGACTTGCTGTTTCCAGATGTTTAGTAAGAG CAAACCACGGACCAAAACCAGTGTTAACCACCAATCAACGCTATGGATCTCCAAGACACCCAAGACAGACAGCATGGAAGTATGA
- the LOC139583615 gene encoding chondrolectin-like isoform X1: MQSSKKSAEQNILRVLCGVMVMASSGHGARVVSGQTVCQGGEERPCYKIAYFREMTSRIAFSEARQACEMDGGSLLSVESAAEQRHIEHLLQELRTSSTGAGTETGVGAGTGNGGIADGDFWIGLMRTEGEHTQENGGFASCPDLYLWTDGSVSQFRNWYFDEPSCGGEACVVMYHQPTALHGLGGAYMYQWNDDRCNMKHNFICKYEPGTQHHTESRLGKEQGDRPGARDPDVAVVQADEVKQSGPSEDDAPHVVIAGTSGMLLVYVIIPTIPLLLLILVASGTCCFQMFSKSKPRTKTSVNHQSTLWISKTPKTDSMEV, translated from the exons ATGCAATCATCTAAGAAGAGCGCGGAGCAGAATATCCTGAGAGTTCTATGCGGAGTGATGGTCATGGCCTCGAGCGGTCACGGCGCAAGAGTTGTCAGTG GTCAGACGGTGTGTCAGGGAGGGGAGGAGCGTCCATGCTATAAGATTGCCTACTTCCGGGAAATGACCAGCCGGATTGCATTCAGCGAGGCCAGACAGGCATGTGAGATGGATGGAGGGTCATTGCTGAGTGTAGAGAGCGCTGCGGAGCAGAGACACATAGAACACCtgctacag GAGCTTCGGACCTCCTCAACAGGAGCAGGGACTGAAACGGGGGTAGGAGCAGGTACCGGTAATGGAGGAATAGCAGACGGGGATTTCTGGATCGGGCTGATGAGGACAgaaggagaacacacacaggaaaatGGCGGCTTCGcctcctgtcctgacctctacctCTGGACCGATGGGAGTGTGTCCCAATTCAG GAACTGGTATTTTGACGAGCCGTCATGCGGAGGGGAGGCATGTGTAGTGATGTACCACCAGCCTACAGCGCTCCATGGGCTGGGCGGGGCCTACATGTACCAGTGGAACGATGACAGGTGCAACATGAAGCACAACTTCATCTGCAAGTACGAACCAGGTACGCAGCATCACACAG AGAGCCGTCTGGGGAAGGAGCAGGGGGACAGGCCTGGAGCTCGTGACCCAG atGTGGCGGTGGTGCAGGCAGATGAGGTCAAACAATCCGGACCAAGTGAGGACGACGCCCCACACGTAGTCATAGCTGGAACCTCAG GTATGCTGCTGGTTTATGTAATCATCCCCACCATCCCTCTGCTGCTGCTCATCCTGGTGGCTTCTGGGACTTGCTGTTTCCAGATGTTTAGTAAGAG CAAACCACGGACCAAAACCAGTGTTAACCACCAATCAACGCTATGGATCTCCAAGACACCCAAGACAGACAGCATGGAAGTATGA